A window of the Procambarus clarkii isolate CNS0578487 chromosome 19, FALCON_Pclarkii_2.0, whole genome shotgun sequence genome harbors these coding sequences:
- the LOC138366553 gene encoding uncharacterized protein: MPCHYSPSEGSPALPLLRAKGSPALTLLSAEGSQALLLLPTEGSQALPLLPAEGSPAVPLLPAEGSPEQLLPPTEGSPAIPLLPAEDSPALMLLLAEGSQALLLVPTEGSPALPLLPAEGSPILLLLPAEVSPALLLLPAEGSPALLLQFSEGSPALLLLPAEGSPVLPLLPA, translated from the coding sequence atgCCTTGCCACTACTCCCcctctgaaggttcaccagccctgccactactccgtgctaaaggttcaccagccctgacaCTACTCTCTGCTGAAGGTTCACAagccctgctgctactccctACTGAAGGTTCACAGGCCCTACCACTActtcctgctgaaggttcaccagccgtaccgttactccctgctgaaggctcACCAGAACAGCTGCTACCCCCTACAGAAGGTTCACCAGCCATACCACTTCTTCCTGCTGAAGATTCACCAGCCCTGATGCTACTCCTTGCTGAGGGTTCACAAGCCCTGCTGCTAGTCCCTACAGAAGGTTCACCggccctgccactactccctgctgaaggttcacccatCCTGCTGCTACTACCTGCTGAAGTTTCACCagccctgctgctactccctgctgaaggttcaccagccctgctgcTACAATtttctgaaggttcaccagccctgctgctactccctgctgaaggttcacctgtCCTGCCACTACTTCCTGCTTAA
- the LOC138366554 gene encoding Golgi reassembly-stacking protein 2-like: MSPAATPCLRFTISAEGSPALPLLPAECSLALQLLPAEGSSTLLIVPAEGSPALLLLPAEGSPALQLLPADGSPALLILTAEGSPALPLLPDDGSEALPLLPAEDSPALPLLPAEGSPALPLLPDDGSEALPLLPAEGSPALTLIPAEGSPALPLLTTEGSPALPLLPAEGEGSLALPLLPVDGSPKLQLLPAEGTPAMLLLNAEGSPALLKVHQPCRYTLLNVHYPCNYSRLKVHQPCNYSLLKGHPPC, translated from the coding sequence ATGagccctgctgctactccctgcCTAAGGTTCACCAtctctgctgaaggttcaccagccctgccgctactccctgctgaatGTTCACTAGCCCTgcaactactccctgctgaagggtcATCCACCCTGCTGAtagtccctgctgaaggttcaccagccctgctgctactccctgctgaaggttcaccagccctgcaactactccctgctgacggttcaccagccctgctaaTACtcactgctgaaggttcaccagccctccctctccttcctgatGATGGTTCAGAAGCCCtaccactactccctgctgaagattcaccagccctgccactactccctgctgaaggttcaccagccctccctctcctccctgatGATGGTTCAGAAGCCCtaccactactccctgctgaaggttcaccagccctgacactaatccctgctgaaggttcaccagccctgccacttcTCAccactgaaggttcaccagccctgccactactccctgctgaaggtgaaGGTTCACTTGCCCTGCCACTACTTCCTGTTGATGGTTCACCCAAGCTGcagctactccctgctgaaggtaccCCAGCCATGCTGCTTCTCAATgccgaaggttcaccagccctgctgaaggttcaccagccttgCCGCTACACCCTGCTGAATGTTCACTACCCCTGCAACTACTCccggctgaaggttcaccagccctgcaactactccctgctgaagggtcATCCACCCTGCTGA
- the LOC138366557 gene encoding uncharacterized protein: MVQQPCRFSLLKFHQPSHHSLLKVHQPCHYSLLKVHRPYHYALLKVHQPYRYSLLQAHQPCCYSLLKVHQSCNYFLQKVHQPCCYYLLKVHQLCHYSLMKVHQLCHFSLLKVHQPSYYSLLEVHQPCHYSQLKVHKPCHYSPLKVHQPY, from the coding sequence ATGGTTCAACAGCCGTGCCGCTTCTCCCTGTTGAAGTttcaccagccctcacaccactccctgctgaaggttcaccagccctgccactactctcTACTGAAGGTTCACAGGCCCTACCACTacgccctgctgaaggttcaccagccgtaCCGCTACTCCCTGCTGCAGGCTCACCagccctgctgctactccctgctgaaggttcaccagtccTGCAACTACTTCCTgcagaaggttcaccagccctgctgctactacctgctgaaggttcaccagctctGCCACTACTCCCTAATGAAGGTTCACCAGCTCTGCCACttttccctgctgaaggttcaccagcccagcTACTACTCCCTGCTTGAAGTTCAtcagccctgccactactcccaGCTGAAGGTTCACAAGCCCTGCCACTACTCTCCGCTGAAGGTCCACCAGCCCTACTGA
- the LOC138366556 gene encoding uncharacterized protein, producing MIVQQPCHYSLLKVHHPALIPAEVSPALILLPAEDSQALHYSLLKVNPPCFYSLLKVHQPCCYPLMKIHQSCRYSLLKVNHPSRYSLLKVNQPCHYSLLKVHLPCCYSLLKVHQPCIYSLLKVNQPCHYSLLKVNQPCRYSLLKVHEPCHYSQLKVHQPCHNSLLKVHKPCYYSLLKVHQSYHYFLLKVHQLCRYSLLKVHQPFCYSLQKVHQPYH from the coding sequence ATGATAGTTCAgcagccctgccactactccctgctgaaggttcaccacccTGCACTAATCCCAGCTGAAGTTTCACCAGCCCTGATACTACTTCCTGCTGAAGATTCACAAGCCCtgcactactccctgctgaaggttaacCCACCCTGcttctactccctgctgaaggtacaCCAGCCCTGCTGCTACCCCCTGATGAAGATTCACCAGTCCTgccgctactccctgctgaaggtaaaCCATCCCTCccgctactccctgctgaaggtaaaccagccctgccactactccctgctgaaggttcacctacCCTGCTGCTACtctctgctgaaggttcaccagccctgcatATACTCTTTGCTGAAGGTTAACCAGCCCTGCCACTATTCCCTACTGAAGGTTAACCAGCCCTGCCGCTACTCCTTGCTGAAGGTTCACGAGCCCTGCCACTACTCGCAGctaaaggttcaccagccctgccacaactccctgctgaaggttcacaagCCCTGTTACTACTCTCTACTGAAGGTTCACCAGTCCTACCACTActtcctgctgaaggttcaccagctgtGCCGCTACTCCCTGctaaaggttcaccagcccttctGCTACTCCCTacagaaggttcaccagccctaccACTAa
- the LOC138366555 gene encoding uncharacterized protein, which yields MKVNQPCRYSLLKAHQPCCYSLQKVHQPYHYFLLKVHQPCHYFLLNVHQPCCYSLLKVQQPCTYSLMKVLQSYHYFLLKFHQPGRYSLLKVHQPCCYSLQKVLQPYHYFLLKIHQPSCNSLLKIHEPCHYSLLKIYPPCCNSLLKVHQPCLYILLKVNQPFHYSLLKINQPCHYSQLKVPKLCHYSLLKVHQPCHYFLLKFHEPWYYSLLMVHQSYHNSLLKVHQPCRYYMLKVHQPCCYSLQKVHQPQH from the exons ATGAAGGTTAATCAGCCCTgccgctactccctgctgaaggctcaccagccctgctgctactccctACAGAAGGTTCACCAGCCTTACCACTAtttcctgctgaaggttcaccagccctgccactacttCTTGCTGAATGTCCACCagccctgctgctactccctgctgaaggttcaacaGCCTTGCACCTACTCCCTGATGAAG GTTCTCCAGTCCTACCACTACTTCCTGCTGAAGTTTCACCAACCGGgccgctactccctgctgaaggttcaccagccctgctgctactccctACAGAAGGTTCTCCAGCCCTACCACTACTTCCTGCTGAAGATTCACCAGCCCTCCTGCAACTCTCTGCTGAAGATTCACgagccctgccactactccctgctgaagattTACCCACCCTGCTgcaactccctgctgaaggttcaccagccctgcctctaCATTTTGCTGAAGGTTAACCAGCCCttccactactccctgctgaagattAACCAGCCATGCCACTACTCCCAGCTGAAGGTTCCAAAGCTCTGCCACTACTCTCTGCTGAaagttcaccagccctgccactatTTCCTGCTTAAGTTTCACGAGCCCTGGTACTACTCCCTACTGATGGTTCACCAGTCCTACCACAACtcgctgctgaaggttcaccagccgtgCCGCTACTacatgctgaaggttcaccagccttgCTGCTACTCCCTacagaaggttcaccagccccaacactaa